One part of the Candidatus Neomarinimicrobiota bacterium genome encodes these proteins:
- the kduI gene encoding 5-dehydro-4-deoxy-D-glucuronate isomerase, translated as MILKYSVDPVDFRTMTTHKIREKFLLDELFVPDEVRLYYSEIDRAIVGGAFPKSAELQLRGSKRETGSDYFNSRRELGIINVGGNGSVIVDNKEYELEKLECLYIGKGDKTISFKSLSRDDFAKFYFVSYPAHIEYPDKKIGINDAEVTELGSQEMANKRTIYKYIHPNGITSCQLVMGITILEKGNVWNTMPPHTHQRRSEVYMYFDVEDDSVVFHYMGEPSETRHIVVRNLQAVISPIWSIHSGCGTKAYKFVWAMGGENQEFDDMDGITIDDIL; from the coding sequence ATGATATTGAAATATAGTGTAGATCCAGTTGATTTTAGAACTATGACTACCCATAAGATAAGGGAAAAGTTTCTTTTAGATGAGTTGTTTGTTCCAGATGAAGTCAGGTTGTATTATTCTGAGATTGATCGAGCAATTGTTGGAGGAGCATTTCCAAAATCAGCTGAATTACAATTGAGGGGGAGTAAAAGAGAGACAGGATCCGATTATTTTAATTCAAGGAGAGAACTGGGTATAATAAATGTAGGAGGGAATGGTTCAGTTATTGTCGATAATAAAGAATATGAATTGGAGAAACTTGAATGCCTGTATATAGGTAAAGGGGATAAAACAATATCTTTTAAAAGTCTGAGTAGGGATGATTTTGCAAAGTTCTATTTTGTGAGTTATCCAGCTCATATCGAGTATCCAGATAAAAAGATTGGAATCAATGATGCGGAGGTAACGGAACTAGGAAGTCAGGAAATGGCTAATAAGAGAACAATTTATAAATACATTCATCCAAATGGCATCACAAGCTGTCAACTGGTAATGGGGATTACTATTTTGGAAAAGGGGAATGTGTGGAATACAATGCCACCACACACACATCAGAGACGTTCAGAAGTATATATGTATTTTGACGTCGAAGATGATTCTGTAGTATTTCATTATATGGGTGAGCCTTCTGAAACCAGACATATAGTAGTAAGAAACCTTCAGGCTGTTATTTCTCCTATATGGTCAATCCATTCAGGATGTGGGACAAAGGCATATAAATTTGTATGGGCTATGGGAGGAGAGAATCAGGAATTTGATGATATGGATGGGATAACTATTGATGATATTCTTTAA
- a CDS encoding DUF4861 family protein yields the protein MRIFSKSYLLVSLICLFAIQCQQSSILKDYPYSIGVTGINEIGKSRKNEAIYLPINSLKDVDKRFNPNACVVISDGVEIPHQIVDVNVDGVTDYMVLLVNFKPKEKKKIKIYFKDSGKVEHNYPRRAYAEISHKFGGKWEGRLYKGGEFKNVKFVRVPPQHTDHSTYFRYEGPGWESDRVGYRLYLDWRNSIDIFGKKTRDMILMNVGLKDFESYHNMSDWGMDIFKVGESLGIGTLGMYYQNKVHKVSNTDSVLCWIVSDGPIMAQVKIKYYGWKVGNNKYDVETDLSITGGTRLTRYDIRLDRDVDNLCTGLAKCSNCVFLSSSDGGWNYIALYGKQSLAGDNLGTALIYNKKNMVNITEDDLNHIVRLKTIDKSLRFYFLAAWEQEPDGIKNIKQFESYLEDILEKLNSPIKIRIGNKEIKANY from the coding sequence ATGAGAATTTTTAGCAAGTCATATCTACTTGTTAGTTTGATATGTTTGTTTGCTATTCAATGTCAACAGTCATCTATTTTAAAAGATTATCCTTATTCAATAGGTGTTACAGGAATAAATGAAATAGGAAAGTCCAGAAAGAATGAGGCTATATATCTTCCGATAAACAGCCTAAAGGATGTCGATAAAAGATTTAATCCAAATGCATGTGTTGTAATATCCGATGGTGTCGAAATACCTCATCAGATTGTGGATGTTAATGTTGATGGGGTTACAGATTATATGGTGCTTTTAGTCAATTTTAAACCCAAAGAAAAGAAGAAGATAAAAATTTATTTTAAAGACTCTGGTAAAGTGGAACATAACTATCCAAGAAGAGCTTATGCTGAGATTTCACATAAATTCGGTGGAAAATGGGAAGGACGCCTATATAAAGGTGGTGAGTTTAAAAATGTAAAGTTTGTCAGAGTACCTCCACAGCATACAGATCATTCTACCTATTTTAGGTATGAAGGGCCTGGTTGGGAATCAGATCGTGTTGGGTATAGGTTATATCTTGACTGGAGGAATTCCATAGATATATTTGGAAAGAAGACTCGCGATATGATACTAATGAATGTTGGCTTAAAAGATTTCGAATCGTATCATAATATGTCCGATTGGGGGATGGATATATTTAAGGTTGGCGAGTCGCTGGGTATTGGAACTCTTGGTATGTATTACCAGAATAAAGTCCACAAAGTCTCTAATACGGATAGTGTATTATGCTGGATTGTAAGTGATGGCCCAATCATGGCGCAGGTAAAGATTAAGTATTATGGATGGAAAGTGGGGAATAATAAGTACGATGTTGAAACTGATCTGAGTATAACAGGTGGAACTAGATTGACGCGCTACGATATTAGATTAGATCGAGATGTGGATAACTTGTGTACCGGATTGGCTAAATGTAGTAATTGTGTATTCCTTTCAAGCAGTGACGGCGGCTGGAATTATATAGCGCTATATGGCAAACAGAGTCTTGCTGGAGATAATCTCGGAACTGCTCTTATCTACAACAAAAAAAATATGGTTAATATTACTGAAGATGATCTTAATCATATAGTAAGATTAAAAACTATAGACAAGTCATTGAGATTCTATTTTCTAGCAGCTTGGGAGCAGGAGCCCGATGGTATTAAGAATATAAAGCAATTTGAATCTTATTTGGAAGATATTTTAGAGAAATTAAATAGCCCAATTAAAATAAGAATTGGAAATAAAGAGATAAAAGCCAATTATTAA
- a CDS encoding HAD family hydrolase codes for MQDPQKELREMEPKHDYLVAIDSDGCAFDTMEIKHKECFIPNIIKYWKLQPVSKYARAAAEFVNLYSKWRGVNRFPALIKTFDLLREWDDVRKRHIEVPEAKPLREWIERETKLGNPALKAEVERTGEPILENALEWSEAVNRTVAEIVHGVPPFPFVKESLEKLSQKADIIVCSATPVEALRREWAEHKIEKYVRVIAGQEMGSKKEHIQLASQGKYEQGKILMIGDAPGDMKAARANNALFYPINPGGEEDSWERFFREGIDKFLNGTYTKDYEKELINEFEKLLPELAPWQKGKFSFHEIYSG; via the coding sequence ATGCAGGATCCGCAGAAAGAATTAAGAGAAATGGAACCCAAACATGATTATCTTGTTGCGATCGATTCAGACGGATGTGCTTTTGATACAATGGAAATAAAGCATAAGGAGTGTTTTATTCCCAATATTATTAAGTACTGGAAATTACAACCTGTTTCGAAATATGCAAGAGCTGCAGCTGAATTCGTTAATCTGTATTCAAAATGGAGAGGGGTAAATAGATTTCCTGCTCTGATTAAAACTTTTGATTTATTAAGAGAGTGGGATGATGTAAGAAAAAGACACATTGAAGTACCTGAGGCGAAACCGTTAAGGGAATGGATAGAAAGGGAAACGAAGCTTGGTAATCCAGCCTTAAAGGCAGAGGTAGAGAGGACTGGTGAACCAATTTTGGAAAATGCTCTTGAATGGAGTGAGGCAGTGAATAGGACGGTAGCAGAGATTGTTCATGGAGTGCCGCCTTTTCCATTTGTGAAGGAGTCTTTGGAGAAATTGTCGCAAAAGGCCGACATAATAGTATGTTCTGCTACTCCTGTTGAGGCTTTAAGACGTGAATGGGCTGAACATAAAATAGAAAAATATGTACGTGTTATTGCAGGTCAGGAAATGGGTAGTAAAAAGGAACATATTCAACTTGCAAGTCAGGGGAAGTATGAACAAGGTAAAATATTGATGATTGGTGATGCACCCGGCGATATGAAAGCAGCAAGGGCGAATAATGCCTTGTTTTATCCAATTAATCCAGGCGGTGAAGAAGATTCATGGGAAAGATTCTTCAGAGAAGGTATAGATAAGTTTTTAAACGGTACCTACACAAAAGATTATGAAAAAGAATTGATAAATGAATTTGAAAAATTATTGCCTGAACTTGCTCCGTGGCAGAAAGGTAAATTTTCTTTTCATGAAATTTATTCTGGTTAA
- a CDS encoding diphosphate--fructose-6-phosphate 1-phosphotransferase: protein MPNKNVIVAQSGGPTPVINNTLRGIIETIKMYPDKFGTIYGGWHGIEGILKEELLNLSIQPEEEISLLRTTPAAGSIGTCRYKLKSHQTEDFQRIVDVFKAHDIGYFFYIGGNDSMDTAHKIDKLAHEQGLDLVAVGVAKTIDNDVGDSEFKLVDHTPGYGSVARYWANVIQNIEEENRGSSPSDPVIVIQAMGRKIGFIPAAARLADPKRQFPLQIYMRESGLTLEQMTDLVNDELKRSGRVIVVVSEGFDVGEIDEIKDSFGHTMFSSGMITVKQVIVNHLNRVGIKARGAARGQTPGTDQRDSIIYASTVDLDEAYKVGQNAVVIAIEYGSGYMSTIIRKPGIIYNVEYDRVPLEVVANSERKFPENWIAPNKIDVTDDFIKYARPLIGEDWVSVPIVSGRQRFARLKIVFAEKKLPEFIPQAYR, encoded by the coding sequence ATGCCTAATAAAAATGTGATTGTGGCTCAATCAGGTGGACCAACGCCAGTAATAAACAACACTCTAAGAGGTATAATTGAAACGATAAAGATGTACCCTGATAAATTCGGTACCATCTATGGCGGATGGCATGGAATAGAGGGAATCCTTAAAGAGGAGTTACTTAATTTATCTATCCAGCCTGAAGAAGAGATTTCTTTATTAAGGACAACACCTGCGGCAGGTTCAATAGGTACCTGCAGGTATAAACTGAAATCACATCAGACTGAGGACTTTCAAAGGATAGTAGATGTTTTTAAAGCTCATGATATTGGATATTTTTTCTATATAGGTGGAAATGATTCTATGGATACCGCACATAAAATCGACAAGCTTGCACATGAGCAAGGACTTGACTTAGTTGCAGTTGGTGTAGCAAAGACGATAGATAATGATGTTGGTGATTCAGAATTTAAACTTGTAGATCATACTCCAGGTTATGGATCGGTGGCCAGATACTGGGCAAATGTAATACAGAATATTGAGGAAGAAAATAGAGGTTCGTCTCCTTCCGATCCAGTGATAGTTATTCAAGCTATGGGAAGAAAAATTGGATTTATCCCTGCTGCTGCAAGATTGGCTGATCCGAAGAGACAGTTCCCACTTCAGATATATATGCGCGAATCAGGGCTTACATTAGAGCAGATGACTGACTTGGTAAATGATGAGTTAAAAAGAAGTGGTAGAGTGATTGTTGTAGTGAGTGAAGGTTTTGATGTAGGGGAGATAGATGAAATTAAAGATTCTTTTGGGCATACGATGTTTAGTTCCGGTATGATTACGGTCAAGCAGGTCATAGTGAATCATCTTAATAGGGTTGGAATAAAGGCAAGGGGTGCTGCAAGGGGTCAGACACCCGGGACAGATCAGAGGGACTCGATCATTTATGCATCAACTGTTGATCTTGATGAGGCTTATAAAGTAGGTCAGAATGCTGTGGTAATAGCTATTGAATATGGATCAGGGTATATGTCCACTATAATCCGTAAACCGGGAATTATTTATAATGTTGAGTATGACAGAGTGCCACTTGAGGTTGTTGCTAATTCGGAGAGAAAATTTCCTGAGAATTGGATAGCACCAAATAAAATTGATGTCACAGATGATTTTATTAAATATGCAAGACCTTTGATTGGTGAAGACTGGGTGAGTGTACCAATAGTTAGTGGTAGACAAAGGTTTGCGAGACTGAAGATAGTTTTTGCTGAGAAGAAGTTGCCAGAATTTATTCCACAAGCGTATAGGTGA
- a CDS encoding DUF2088 domain-containing protein has translation MIGIGFEDRILENEEIYEVFYEAFREIKPDGKRILFVIPDHTRTVPIGLLFRIIYSLLADRARLLDFLIALGTHPPMSNERIMKMLEIERFEYDAKFSKSRFFNHYWNKPDQLKYIGTIKRDTILEVSNGLMDKEVDIHVNKIIFDYDMVIIVGPVFPHEVIGFSGGNKYFFPGVAGQEIIDMFHWLGALITSPVIIGEKYTPVRNVVDLAASFIRMEKYCFSLVVKGDELCGVYFGTPEVAWDKASDLSKKVHIVIKDRPFKKVLSRAPEMYDDLWVGAKCMYKLEPVVADGGELIIYAPHITEISYTHGKLIRQIGYHVRDFYLEQWDKYKDIPWAVLAHSTHVKGVGKYGNGLEVPRINVILATGISKEICHQINLGYINYNDIKIEDWVDKESEGILYVPKAGEYLYRLQNDPFKKGWS, from the coding sequence ATGATAGGAATTGGTTTCGAAGATAGGATTTTGGAAAATGAGGAAATATATGAAGTATTTTATGAGGCATTCAGGGAAATAAAACCTGATGGGAAAAGAATTTTATTTGTAATCCCTGATCATACAAGGACTGTACCTATTGGTCTACTTTTTAGAATTATATATTCCCTTCTGGCAGATAGAGCTAGACTACTTGATTTTCTAATAGCCCTTGGTACTCATCCTCCTATGAGTAATGAACGAATAATGAAAATGTTGGAAATAGAGAGATTTGAATATGATGCTAAGTTTTCAAAATCGCGGTTTTTCAATCATTACTGGAATAAACCAGATCAGTTAAAATATATAGGAACAATAAAGAGAGATACGATACTAGAAGTTTCCAATGGTTTGATGGATAAAGAGGTAGATATTCATGTTAATAAAATAATTTTTGACTATGACATGGTGATAATAGTAGGTCCTGTATTTCCCCATGAAGTAATCGGATTTTCTGGAGGTAATAAATATTTTTTCCCTGGTGTAGCTGGACAGGAAATAATTGATATGTTTCACTGGCTTGGCGCGTTAATCACGAGTCCTGTAATAATTGGGGAAAAGTATACACCTGTAAGAAATGTTGTTGATCTTGCTGCTTCTTTTATTAGAATGGAAAAGTATTGTTTTAGTCTGGTAGTTAAGGGTGATGAACTATGCGGTGTATATTTTGGTACTCCTGAGGTAGCTTGGGATAAAGCAAGTGATTTATCAAAGAAAGTTCACATAGTAATAAAAGATAGACCATTTAAAAAAGTTCTGTCTCGAGCTCCTGAGATGTATGATGATTTATGGGTTGGTGCAAAGTGCATGTATAAACTTGAACCGGTTGTAGCTGATGGAGGGGAACTCATTATTTATGCTCCCCATATTACAGAAATATCTTATACGCATGGTAAATTGATACGGCAAATAGGTTATCATGTTCGTGATTTTTATTTAGAACAGTGGGATAAATACAAAGATATACCTTGGGCTGTATTGGCACATTCCACCCATGTAAAAGGAGTTGGAAAATACGGAAATGGGTTAGAAGTACCAAGAATAAATGTTATACTCGCTACTGGGATCTCTAAAGAAATATGCCATCAAATAAATCTTGGATATATTAACTATAATGATATTAAAATAGAAGACTGGGTGGATAAGGAATCGGAGGGTATTTTGTATGTACCAAAGGCCGGTGAGTATCTTTACAGGTTGCAAAATGATCCCTTTAAGAAAGGGTGGTCGTAA
- a CDS encoding SDR family oxidoreductase: MAGILDKFRLDGKIAMVTGASRGLGRAIALGFAEAGADLVLVSRGKEALEETAKMVNSVGKKAWVFPFDLFEIEVIPKWFEDVIKEVERIDILANIAGTIYREKAMDFPLEQWDRVLKLNLTTTFVLSQQFARHCIQDGRKGKIINIASLLSEAARASIPAYAASKGGIRQLTKALAVEWAKDGINVNAIGPGYFETELTKPLVEDEKFTEWVKLRTPLGRWGKPEELVGTAVFLASESSDFITGQVIYVDGGWLANL; the protein is encoded by the coding sequence ATGGCTGGAATATTAGATAAATTTCGTCTAGATGGTAAAATTGCAATGGTGACAGGTGCAAGCAGGGGGCTTGGTAGAGCAATTGCATTGGGATTTGCTGAAGCTGGAGCAGACCTTGTCCTTGTATCAAGAGGTAAAGAAGCTCTCGAGGAGACGGCAAAGATGGTAAATTCTGTGGGGAAAAAAGCTTGGGTTTTCCCATTCGATCTTTTTGAGATTGAGGTTATACCGAAGTGGTTTGAGGATGTAATTAAGGAAGTTGAAAGAATAGACATTCTTGCAAATATAGCAGGGACAATTTATCGTGAAAAGGCAATGGATTTTCCACTTGAACAGTGGGACAGAGTTCTGAAGCTAAATTTAACAACTACTTTTGTCCTCAGCCAGCAATTTGCTCGCCATTGTATACAGGATGGAAGAAAAGGAAAGATAATTAACATAGCATCCTTACTAAGCGAGGCAGCTCGTGCTTCTATACCTGCATATGCTGCAAGTAAAGGGGGTATAAGACAGTTGACAAAGGCTTTAGCGGTAGAATGGGCTAAAGATGGAATTAATGTTAACGCTATTGGCCCTGGCTACTTTGAGACAGAACTTACAAAACCTCTCGTTGAGGATGAGAAATTTACTGAATGGGTAAAACTTCGTACTCCCTTAGGTAGATGGGGAAAACCAGAAGAATTGGTTGGAACTGCGGTATTTCTTGCATCTGAATCCTCTGATTTTATAACGGGTCAGGTTATTTATGTTGATGGCGGATGGTTAGCTAATCTATAA